Genomic DNA from Prunus persica cultivar Lovell chromosome G1, Prunus_persica_NCBIv2, whole genome shotgun sequence:
TTACATATTGAAGAGTTTGTGAATACTTCTTTTCAAGGAAAAAGAGgccattatctttttctttatttatatgtattatcAGAAGAAACTTATAATAAGTTACTAGGagtaaaaaaatatgagaatgATAGAAACTCACACCCGGAGGAATGTAGCCTATGGAACCCCTTAGCCTAGCTGACATGGTTTGACTTTGAGATTGAGTATTTGATGCTTCTAAGAGGAACCGTGCTAAACCAAAGTCACCAACATGGGCTACGATATCTTCATCAAGAAGAACATTGCTCGGCTTTAGATCACAATGAACAATGGATGTTTCACAGTGGTTGTGGAGATAATCTAATGCAGAATCGACATCAATTGCAATATTGAGTCTTTGTATAAAGCTCAATCTTTTACTTTGACACTGCTCCTCATTTATTGGATACAACCACGTCTAGACTTCCGTTTTCCATGAACTCAAAAACTAGACTTTTTGAAATCATTACCCTAGTTATCAATGCTTGAGCATGCAGTTATGAACTTGAGAAGATTACGGTGTTGTATACTTCTTAAAGCTTTGCATTCATCTATGAAACTCTTGGAAGCTCTTTTTTGATGAAGGTTTAATACCTTAACAGCAACTACCTTCCCAGTTGTAGGGATTGTTCCTTTGTAAACGGAACCAAAGCTTCCCATACTAATCATAGCGTCCATAGAGAACCCGTTAGTTGATTCAACTAGTTCTAACTTCTAAGTAAGAGACCTGATTTCCAATCCTTATAAGAACTTGAAGCTACAAGTCCACCTCTTGACTTTTTCACCATTAAACAAGTAGCAATGAAGCACTACAAAGCAATTATGAATGTAAGTATAGGAATTACTTCTTTTGGCGCAAGAATTCCTTGAGATGAATGAGGCTTTTTGCGCAAGCATGCAGGTAAAAGTAATTGTGGGATGCCACCACAGAGCCTATGGTTTCCAAGAACTGAGAGACCACTAGCATTTGAAACGATCCCTTCTTTAGGCAATTCACCCTCAAAATCATTATAAGAAAGATTGAGATGGTTAAGAGCTCTAAACTTGCCTAAGAAATCAGGAATTTTTCCAGATAAGTTATTGCGTGAAACATCTCTTCCAAGCCTCTTAAAGCTATAAGGGGACTCAGGAATTGTTCCTTCAAATTCATTACTTTAAGTGCAGGCGCTCCAAAATAGTACAACTATCAAGGGTTGCGGGGATTTCACCTGATAATTTGTTTCCGGAGACATCTAGCTCCGCCAGGTTTACCAAATCGCCCACTTCAGACGGTAGTGAACCAGTCAAAAAATTGTTAGACATGCTCAAAGAAATTGTAAGGGAAGAAAGCGTAAAAAGCTTCTTAGGTCTGGTGCCTGTTAGATTATTACTAGGAAGATTAAGTAGTTGTAGCTTTTGGCAATTGGCAAGACTTAGAGGTATGCTTTCGCTGAACATATTCTGCTCCATGCAGAGATTTATCACTGAAGTCAAGTTACCCAACATGGATGGGATTGGCCCATCAAATTTGTGAGCACCCAATGCAACTTCTGAATCTTCCCAATCTCATCAGGGACACTACCACCCAACCCAAGTAGTTATATTCCATTCCAAGACCGATAAAGTTTACAAGATTTCCAATGCTGTTTGGTTGAGTTGCGATATGGTGAATAAACTATACTTCCATTCTAAGGTCTGCAACCACTTAACCATCCCGCCAGTCATCactttgtgataataagctatggaatatgtatttataatacaTGCGAGCTGTTTctcaaaatagaaattaacataattacttattgttttatattgttgatcataatttatttcttttctatttaatccatttaatgttattgattattttattattcattactagccccttgacacatgctcacgcatgtgccaattggttttctttttcttttttattttatttttagaattaataaaagataacaaagtagttatgttccataaaagtaggacctattatcttattttgtttttaattttaatttttttaatattaaaaaatataaatttaccatattatcctcatttaattaataatttcaattcttaatgtttgaattaacaaagggcattttctggtattttgaatgtttcaccattctctgccttttgctttatatatatagataagtACTTACATTACTAAATTCCCCTTCAAATTGTtgcttaattacttaaatctctataattattttctttgtttactaCTTAATTCTTCCtttgataaatttatttatgttcttagttaattttcaatcttcactattattttttaagtatgGTAAAGTGcctaattttcatgaaaagTCAAGttggtttaattatttttcaatttttgataaataataaatataagaacGTGTACCATGTCCAATGAATAATGTGAAATAAGGTTAcacatgtatcttaccatgcaatttataaagtgtaaaatattatactaaaaaatgataaataaattactataGGGTGTTTAATTCTCTTCATTAATTACTCCATATTTTCTAAGTCACGGAGTTTGTCAGCTCGCAATATAATCAACGTAAATCACTCAAACCcactatgcaatgcatttccttccaattttttgtgtcaAAATAATAGCtgattgactaaataaacttcTTCTAAAGtttcattcaaaatttccaTGTATTTATCACAATTTCTATGGTTTTTatccaatttttatcgatatcgatattttcccgatatttccaccgatatttttgtatttttgaactaccgatatttccgaaACTATCGATATTTAATACCTTGATAGAAAGCATAAGATGGTTTGGTATTCAAACAAGAAACCACCTCCCTCTCACTAGTTTCAAACTCACAGAGCTAacctattatttattattattattaagttgaagatttaaatataatattactattctttctttctttttattttctaaagatttaaatagaaataagaactttacaaaataaggaaaagacGCCAATGGAGAATTGCACTGTATgcagtaaaaataataataataaatggagaatgtaagaaaaacttggaaatttttattgaaactttggaatgtcaatttagtcaattatctatgagtttatcacaaaaaattagaaggaaatacaTTGCAagatggatttaactaatttaagttgattatacagcaagcgggcaaacactatgagtgtaaaaaatatgtaataattaatgaaaaaagattaaatacacCGTAATCATTCATATCTAAtgatttattataatattttacactttatacattgcatggtaagatacatgaatgacttagtaccacatagagttcctacgaggttcaaatttttcactatcttcatcatctctatgtgtagagtaagtgtattgtgaagagtagtcatcaaatgataaatccccaaaatagttttgcatgtaattgttaacataccacccatataaatataaatattttagcatattatcacaaaaacataagtgatatggtgtttaaggtgttggaggagtaaaatggAAGGGGTTCATATcccctttgtgcttttttctcccctttttcccttttttttttaaataacttttttttttccttcacatcgatattttcgatattttagcgatattacaccgatattttgacaaaatattgttgaaatgtgagcgaaattatcgacatcgatattttccgatattatcgtcgatattgtcgatatttatacgatatgtacattaatatgtTCCGAAATATCCGAGATTCAAAAAAACcgaaatatcctcgatatgtcctcgatattatcgatatttcagaCTATGCTTGTAACCACGGAAGTTGCAATGAAATACATCGGAtcgaggagagagaaaaaataacaaatagaAAGGATTCTTATGACCACCACTAGTTTGAGAAAAAATACAATCAAGGACTGGAGCACACCTTCCATATTTAAGAAGGAAATAAAGAGGCTCAtcccataaaaaaaaacattaagaaaaaaCGTGAAAAAACGTGaagttcaaaataaattatcaacATGTAGAATCCCTCTCATTGAAAACTTGTGCAGAATATAAAAGACGCAGGTTTTCTGCAAGCGAATATTGTTTCTGTAAACTTGCTCCTCAGGAAAGGTTTCCGGttattcttcatcatcataatTGAACTTGACTGAGTGTGACTGCTGATCAATCTGCCCTCCTCTGTATGACCCACGCTTCTTCTTAGTCTTTTCATGACGAAAATCCCTGCGTAAGAGAGAGATTTAGGTTCTACACATTCAATTGAAAgcataattaagaaaaaagtgTCTATAGAGCACAATGCATTTTAGTGTGTGCATGCGCATGTaggtgttgtgtgtgtgaacAGGACAATCAGCTGAGAACATTTTAATTTACTGAACCCCCTTCCATTCTTCATCCAAGATGATCCCCAAGGATACCATTCCATTATGTATACTAGTGTTTCAGTTAAAGAGACCAATATGGGGGGTTTCTGTTCAAGTGAATAAAGACACAAGCAGCATTTAAACTTAACTTTGATCACAAGTCAGGTAGATGGCCCTTTTTTCACTATGAAATATAACCCCATTCTAAAGCCATCATCTTAGATGATCGATCTCTACCCAATTAACACCCATATAACTGTCAGTCAACCAATAACTTTTGCACAGCTTGACTCCAACTTACATCAAATAACTCTTTCTAACCAATACATTTGAAGCCCTTCACTTAACATGACCACCATCTCAAACAATTCTTCTTCATAATTCATTTTGTCTAGGATTGGTGGCCTCCCCACCTAATCGTAGATATATTGATTGTTAATCTTTTGTCACTCATTCATATATCGCAACTACACTTGGCACAACTCAGTTCAATGGGCATATTGGTTTGACCTTGTCCAGTGATGcgcatttttttataattaccCAACATTTTTGTGCCACCAAAAATAGTAGCCCTTGTAGCAATCAAACAACTAGTCAAGTTTCATAGGAGTTTTATAATCATGAAATACTTCGTATCACTACTTTTACTTTATTTGTGCAAAGGGAAAAGTaagataataattaaaagagcATGAAAAACACTTTGAAATACAACAATGTCTTTAGTTAACATTAACAAACAAGTGGCAATCAGTATACACACCTTCCTCTAACTTGCCCAAGAACTTCCTGTGCTTTTGCACCGTAGCCAATCTCTGCACCATCCTGCACAGAATTGAGAGTGAGAAAATTAGTGGACACACAAATAAATACAGGGTGGAAGAAAAAATACAGAAGCCAACCAGTCTCACACCTTTGCCCAGTAAGAATTATCCCGAAGCTTCTCGTCTATGAATTCCACCTCCTCAGCTTTTACCCTTTGAAATGCCTTAAAAGCCGTTGGCTGCAATAACAGCATTTATAAACATTATTTAAACCTTTAAGCTACATCCGTATCGTGCAAAAAGAGAGAATAGAGAAAGGCAACATACATCACTCCAACAACAACATCATCAAGCACTGCATACAAAACCCATGCATACGTATAAAGCACAACAGTTGAGAAGAAAGTTTCACAATAAAAACCTCCTTTGAAATGGCTTAGATCCaaataaaaacatgaaaaaggaaaagtacaTTTGACATGCCATGTAGCAACCAGAGTCTCAAAAGAGGCCGCATGAATCACTCACATCTTAAATAGTTAATCGTTacaaaaatcattaaaaacttCACTTCCCTAACCATCTTACATTACACTTTCAATAAGACCATCTACATCAAGTCATAAAACCTAGGGACCTTTCAAAACCATAAAATCAATACATTATCAAGTGTTACATGTAAAAGATAACACAAAATATACCAAACTTCCTTCGTCTTAGTGTTACTTGTTATATAATTGGGTGATAGCATATATGGCAGCCCTAAAAAGGGATTCCCAAGGGGACAAACCATTGAAATAGATTTTGTCAAATATACAAGATAGTTGAATGATGGACATAAGGATGTGCTTTTTCTGACCATCAAGGAATCTTGAATAAATATGGATGTGCTTTTTCAATGCAGAAATGATTAGTAAAAATCTAACCCTTCTCAAATTTTGACAACTCCTAACATACCGTCAGGTCATAGTAACCAGGTATTTAAGCATTTTTATGTTAGGAATAGACTGATTTCTTTTAGTCagatatattataaataagatCACAGCTTTTACAAATAAATGGTGTTTCACATATAATTCATGTAGCAAATTGGCAAATAAGGAGCAGTAGAAATCCATACAGAGGGGATAAACTTCTAATCTCAAATAGTTCATTAGCATGCTTTCTCATACACGTAAAGATCGAGGAAGTACCTCATCAGAACCATTGTGCTGCTTCTTCATGCTTTTCTTTATCGAAGACTTCTCAGCACTTTTCTCTAGGTTCCCATTTGCCTGGCCATCAAGCTGCGTAACAGAAGCTTTTTGAAACACATCTGGACCAACTTGACCACTTTCCCCTCCACTATCTTTACCAGCATTTTCAGCTTTTCCTAGGGACGCATCACTATTTGCTGGTTGCTCACTTCCCTTGGATGCTTTTAAACTCTCTACCTTTCTGCGCTTGgattcttcatcttctctgtTGTCAGCAGGCTGCGAATCATTTCCTTCAGACgctaatctttttcttttcttggacCCTTTACTCTCCTTACCGGTAGCATCCACATCTGATATCTTCAAATCATCTTTTGTAGAACTAGTTCCATTTGTATCTCCTATACCAAGCACCTTCACATCCTCACCATCTAGACTTTCAGAAACCAAaccatctttctttttcttcttaccATTAGGTTTGACACTCTTCTCATCCACTGGAATTTCATCAGCAGTTGATTTACCAATTCCATTTGCATCAACAGAATCAGAACTTgacttgttcttctttttcttcttatccTTTGGTTTCTTCTCCGTCTCAGAATCAGAAGCAAGTGAATCAGAAGCTACCttagatttctttttctttttctccatgCAATTCTTTTCAGTCTCCTCCAACAATTTTTCAGGCTCCTTTATGTCTTCTGTGCAGAATTAACAAGTCTAACATAAGAACttatgtaaaaaataataaagatatAACTATATCCTGCTGATGCACACACATTCAcatacgagagagagagagagagagagagagagaggattcTCATTAGATCATGCATATCAAACATATTTATAAATTCATGCATacctttcttcttctggctGTTGACATTTGTGACTCCATTATTACTACATAACAGAGAAGCACAAGTACAATTAGAATAGCAACTGAAAGTTAATGCTTAACTAAACGCAGCATGAATGAACCACCAAATGCATTGAGTATTATGGTGGTCTTCCAGACAGCATTGAGACTCTTTCCATTGGATTTCATGCCAGTGAGTGTCATCAACAGAATTCTAGGATGTTGAACAAAAAACCTATGATAATCATCTAAATTACGAGCCCCTGACAacttttgttttaaagataatcCTGTAATTTAGAACCACTTAACGAATTAGCAAAATCTATCACAGTAGTGATAACAATTGATGTCATACTATAGAGAACACTACATAATCATCGGATCACAAATAACTATATCAGGAAAGATTAGCATAACAGTACCGATGTTGCTACCTCCACATCGTTGAACTtacaaaaatcagaaaacaaaagtttTAGAAATTTATGCTGCCCAACAAAAACTGTCATCTGGAGTCAAAATACTGAGTCATGCCCTTATtcagaaaaaaacaaaacaaaactgacACCCAAAAGGCATGGAAGTGAGTAGATTGAGTAAAGATTTAAAGAATTACTTCCAACTTATTGAAGATGATGTTACAATTGATGACCATCTTGATATAAATTCTTTAAGagacaaaaagaaagttaAAAGAATTATCAACGTACCACATCAACTTGCAGTACATTTCTTCCAAATCCAGTGAAGATTCCTTCGGTCCACTTTTCTGTAAAAGGGTCAATATCCAATTTTGTAATTCAGTATCAATCAATTTATACTCTCTAATACTTCGTTAACAAATTTCCCAACTCCATCTTCTGGGACAATTATACAAACTCATTACTATTTAATCATAATAGATATGGACCagcgcaaaaaaaaaacatcatataGATATGAACTGAACTATATTGGCAACTTAAACCTCTACAATGGAAATAACAGAAGGTCCAAAACAAAACGGAAGGAATGATAAGGAGGAATCCTACAATCATTTAGGTTCTATTTGGTTTTCAAAAATTGTGTCTTTTAGAACTTCAGAGAACGCATCAAAATAAATTCCATTATGCTCTGCattttcctctgttttctaggcaaccaaacagaaaatagaCAGCTGCCCACCTCGATTTGAGCTTCGGACCGGAACTTTTTCAGGGTTTTGGAGAACCCATTGCTCTCCAGGAATCGAGCCACGGCATGGAGGAGTGGACCCTTCTGGCCGGGACTTAGAGTTTGGGTGCTGTCGCTGGAGATATTAGGCTTACTGTGCTTCATATCTTCTAGGTTTGCGAGCTGAACTTGGCGAGGCCTGAAGGCGAGAAGGGTAGGGTTGATAGTGTCCTGCGTGCTTGTTAGGGACTTGGGCATGCGAGGCTTCTGAGCTCTGAGCTTATTTGGAGGGAGAAGGCTCCAACTCCAAGCGAGGGTTTAGGAGGCATTAGGGTTTATTTTGTGGCAGTGAAATTAATATTCGGGCCCGAAATTTCGTAAAATTACGAACACTAACATTTCATTTGTTATTACACggaggagaaggagaaaataattattgatattaaaaaattatatttttctcaaatttcgGTAATTGTTAGGTGTCGTCACCTTATTGTTCATAAACATGCATACACTTTTATCTCTTTATACTTATCACACCCGATTATAGTCTcctaaaaccctaaattctATTTCTTCGCTCCTTCCATTTTACCTCTCTACCTGCAGCCGCACAACACCTCCTTTGTCTTTtaaactcttcttcttcttcctttcttcacACCGGTTTTGCAGAGATGGGCGAAGAAGTGAAGGCAGGACCAGTGGTTCCAGAATCAGtgttgaagaagagaaagagagaggagcaaTGGGCTCTTGCCAAAAAGCAAGGCCTTGAATCtgcaaagaagaagaactCGGAAAACCGCAAGTTGATTTACAACCGGGCCAAGCAGTATGCCAAGGAGTATGATGAACAGGTACATATACAATACCCCATCGTTGAATATTGTTCAaaccttcttttttatttgtcgGTCTTGAACTTGAGCTTGGTTTTCCTGAAATTTATTTGTCAGCAAAAGGAGTTGATTAGTTTGAAGCGTGAGGCGAAGCTGAAGGGTGGGTTTTATGTCAACCCAGAGGCCAAGCTGTTGTTCATTGTCAGGATTCGTGGGTATGTATGCATTTTGTGACATTGGCTATGGATTCTTCTACTTGGTGTCTCTTTGGTTGAGTGTTTGTTGATTATGATTTTTGTCttcttgggtttttattttttgaaacgTTCAGAATCAATGCCATTGACCCAAAAACTAAGAAGATTTTGCAACTTCTGCGTTTGAGACAGGTAACACCTTAATTGaagtttcatttttctgaAATGGGTAATTAAATTAGGCTAATTAAAATTCACGTGATAGTtaaattatctgatttttcattCCTTTTTTCTGATTGTTGTAGATATTCAATGGTGTCTTCTTGAAAGTAAACAAGGCCACATTGAACATGCTGCATAGGGTTGAACCCTATGTGACTTACGGGTAtgcatttttctcttttggagCTTCATAGACTGGTGATGGTTATTTCcaggtttttttgtttatatatttagttTTGCTGTTAATATATTATGCTATGGACTTCAGGTATCCTAATTTGAAGAGTGTCAAAGAACTAATCTACAAGAGGGGTTATGGGAAACTTAACAAACAGAGAACCGCTTTGACtgacaattcaattgttgaaCAGGTTTGTTAACAGAGTATATGATtagtaaattaaataatatatggaTCAAGTTTTCCTTGAACACATTTGCATCTATTCACTGACATATTTGTGAAATCACAGGCTTTGGGTAAGTTTGGAATTATCTGCGTGGAGGACCTCATCCATGAGATATTGACTGTTGGACCTCACTTCAAGGAGGCAAATAACTTTCTCTGGCCATTTAAGCTCAAGGCACCCCTGGGTGGtctaaagaagaagagaaaccaCTATGTCGAAGGTGGTGATGCTGGAAACCGTGAAGATTACATCAACGAGCTCATCAGGAGGATGAATTAGGTTTATGCAAgatattgatatttttgttttcgagATTGAGGtgtttactttcttttgtcTTGTCAATCAACTTTATCAGACTTTTAGTTCCCCTATTTCATTGTTAAATTTAAGTCGTGGTATCTTTACAAATGGTTTTCCTTGTCAGTCTTATTGATTTTTCTTACCCTGAAATGGTGTGGGATGCAAATTTCAAAGCACTGGATTCTCCGTATTAGTCATTTGAAACAGTGAAAGCATTTCAATTGATTACTTGCTCTGTTTGCCTACCCTTTTGAATGGTTGATATCGGCATTATACTATGTATGACGTAGCAGTCTTTATTTTAACAGGAGTGGGAGACTATCTGGTTGTTATTGAGTTGGTATGAAATGCTAAGTTTTAGTCTGACCTAATGCTAATGGTCTTTGAGATTGTATGTACTTCTGCAGCTGCATGTTTTATATGACAATTATGGTGAAATGCGTCCAAAAACCGCACGCTTCAGCTGCCCAAGCATATTCTTGCAGCCTCTAATGAGGGATTGGTATTTAGTAGAACTCTTCTTCTGTCAAATTGTCCAATATTCATGACCCTAACGCATTTTAAGCATACGATGCTTCTTGTGGCTTGATGAGCTTAAAAAGTCACAAAATGTACTTATCTTGCCTCTTTAATGACTTGGGTTGCATCTTTTGTCATTCTATAGGTGTTATTTATCTAGTTAGTCATCCAAAGAAAGTGTGTTTTTATATAGGTGTATAATACATCTCCTTTCTTAGGGTTGGCTTTAAAACGtgtaattcttttttgttacaaTGGAAGGGAATCGAACACTTAACCTAGTCTAATCTTAATCGACCCCATCATTTTCACCTCTTACTCTAATCCAATTTCTACGAGACTATTTTATCCCACACCAATAGCTAAAGCTCCAAGTGTTGAAAATAATTGCATCAATACGACATAATTGGGGGGGGCATGTATTCGAGTTTCCCCACTTTAAGAGCATCTTCTTTTGGATGAATCCAAGGTATCCCCCGTACATAGGCGAGGACTAATCCCTCGAGCCGGGTTGGACCCCCTTTGGGGGGAAAGCTCTCTCAATGATGGCTGCTCCATTTACAGGCTCGAACTCGAGAGCTTGTTTAAGGGGAACAAGCTCCTTACCACTTGAACCACCAACCATTGGCAATATAGTAGCAAACTAACTCTTCAAATTAAAGTTTGTTGACCtatgtgacaatttgaaaaGGTTTATTGttactttaataatttatgccCCAACATACtcttcaatttaattaatgtcatcttatgaaaaataataaaaatatgaaaacatgtgaagaatgtgtatgtatttattacctgaaaagaaaaagtgtatgtttttaacattttcaaggtaggttttgttttttcaaagtaAAATGAAATGTTTTGAAAACCACTGTCAACTTAGCAGTtctaaagagagagaaataggtTGCAGCTTTGATGACTGAGTTTGACAATTGTGTTGGAGAGAGTTTTGATGATGTGACTCACCTATTTAAGCATTCCAATATTATTAAAGAGGCTGTTGAAGATGCTCCAATATCATTgatataaagtaaaaacaaaaattatataataaaaaatatctatatatataaaggcagagaatggtgaaacattcaaaataccataaaatgacatttgttaatgcaaacattaagaattgaaattattaattaaatgaggataatatgataaattcacactttttcatatttaaaaaaattaaaattaaaagaaaaatcagataatgaatcctatttttatggaacataactacccattatctttttaattctaaaataaattttaaattttaaaaaaaaaaaaaacctctcgcaagagATGAAGCGCGTGTGGAGAGGCTAGTTTAAATAGTAGACATGTTTGCAATCAATGACATATTTACTAATCCGCAATTGGATTaggatgaattgaattgaggagaaTTATATTTcagattcctattgaagttgtttactaaactatggggtcgtttggtacacaggcttggcttggactggcttggactaaatttagtaccatgtttgtttcatttaattctagtcttagatgggattgctaataccgggcccaccaaaaacacctccttaggaggggactactaatcccatgtagaaagggaggattagctagtcctatgtttactaatgtatgagatgcatatattatattgtaatactaataacatatattactattattattattattacatacacatatactataatgtacatatatacatgtatatacacatatacaagtatatatatacacatatatacatatataatatatataaatacatatagatatatacacatatattatttttataatatactcatatacacatatatattaatattataataatagcatacatgtatacatgtatatatgtaatatatattatattatatattaatgtacatatatacacgtatgtacatgtatatatataaacacatatatatatatacatatataatatataaatacatatagatatatacacgtatattattattataatatacccatatacacatgcatattaatattataataatagcatacatgtatatatgtaatatatatattattataatacatatatataagtatatatacatatatgtgtatatattatacccatgtatgtattataatatacatatacacacgtatatagacatatacattatatatttatactatatgtatatatattataatatacatatgtacacgtatatacatgtatattattattataacatacccatatatattatctattataatatacatatgtatatgtatatgtattatacccatgtatatattataatatatagatacacctatatacacatatattatatacatgtatatacgtgtatatatatatgtatattataatatataatatatatacatatattagaTATacacagtccccttctattgagggatccctcaaataattttatttgagggacgccctttagggtaccctacaatttttttctcaatgatccaaactatctattttttaggtctttattcatagatcatccttacaaaaaattagacaaattggaaactgtttcgacatccaattgtgtcttacaaaatcaatgaacacagtgttttaagaaaatgctaaaatttcaataacttaattgagtggtcaaatgatatcggattcaagtgatttttttgtagagatgatc
This window encodes:
- the LOC18790172 gene encoding lisH domain-containing protein C1711.05; its protein translation is MPKSLTSTQDTINPTLLAFRPRQVQLANLEDMKHSKPNISSDSTQTLSPGQKGPLLHAVARFLESNGFSKTLKKFRSEAQIEKSGPKESSLDLEEMYCKLMCNNGVTNVNSQKKKEDIKEPEKLLEETEKNCMEKKKKKSKVASDSLASDSETEKKPKDKKKKKNKSSSDSVDANGIGKSTADEIPVDEKSVKPNGKKKKKDGLVSESLDGEDVKVLGIGDTNGTSSTKDDLKISDVDATGKESKGSKKRKRLASEGNDSQPADNREDEESKRRKVESLKASKGSEQPANSDASLGKAENAGKDSGGESGQVGPDVFQKASVTQLDGQANGNLEKSAEKSSIKKSMKKQHNGSDEPTAFKAFQRVKAEEVEFIDEKLRDNSYWAKDGAEIGYGAKAQEVLGQVRGRDFRHEKTKKKRGSYRGGQIDQQSHSVKFNYDDEE
- the LOC18788702 gene encoding 60S ribosomal protein L7-2, with the translated sequence MGEEVKAGPVVPESVLKKRKREEQWALAKKQGLESAKKKNSENRKLIYNRAKQYAKEYDEQQKELISLKREAKLKGGFYVNPEAKLLFIVRIRGINAIDPKTKKILQLLRLRQIFNGVFLKVNKATLNMLHRVEPYVTYGYPNLKSVKELIYKRGYGKLNKQRTALTDNSIVEQALGKFGIICVEDLIHEILTVGPHFKEANNFLWPFKLKAPLGGLKKKRNHYVEGGDAGNREDYINELIRRMN